In the Populus trichocarpa isolate Nisqually-1 chromosome 1, P.trichocarpa_v4.1, whole genome shotgun sequence genome, one interval contains:
- the LOC18094169 gene encoding abscisic acid receptor PYR1, producing the protein MTDPAQQEPTTYTTHHVTIPPSLTQSEFDELNPLITEFHNYRIRPGQCSSLLAQRINAPNDLVWSLARRFDKPQTYKHFIKSCSVAPGFTMTVGSTRDVNVISGLPAATSTERLDILDDERQVTGFSIIGGEHRLKNYRSVTTVHGFEREGKIWTVVLESYVVDVPEGNTEEDTRLFADTVVKLNLQKLASVAEGLARDGDGK; encoded by the coding sequence ATGACTGACCCAGCACAACAAGAACCAACAACCTACACCACCCACCACGTCACAATCCCACCTAGTTTAACTCAGTCTGAATTCGACGAGTTAAACCCTCTCATAACTGAGTTTCACAACTATAGAATCAGGCCGGGCCAATGCTCCTCTCTCCTAGCACAGCGCATAAACGCACCAAACGACCTCGTTTGGTCACTTGCCCGCCGTTTCGACAAGCCACAGACCTACAAGCACTTCATCAAGAGCTGCAGCGTGGCCCCAGGTTTCACAATGACCGTGGGATCCACACGTGACGTGAACGTGATCTCTGGCTTGCCTGCTGCAACAAGCACAGAGAGGCTTGATATATTGGACGATGAACGGCAGGTCACGGGGTTTAGTATTATTGGAGGAGAACATAGGTTGAAGAACTACAGGTCGGTAACGACAGTGCATGGGTTCGAACGTGAAGGGAAGATCTGGACGGTTGTTTTGGAATCGTATGTCGTTGATGTACCGGAAGGAAATACCGAGGAAGACACACGGCTGTTTGCTGATACTGTTGTCAAGCTGAATCTCCAAAAACTTGCGTCTGTTGCTGAAGGCTTGGCTCGTGACGGTGACGGtaaataa